A portion of the Luxibacter massiliensis genome contains these proteins:
- a CDS encoding type IV toxin-antitoxin system AbiEi family antitoxin domain-containing protein has protein sequence MDKKETIKNIINNNDGIAKTADFVSEGLSNYDVANLCKEGYIERVRHGYYQLAEQEDIKEEQVLASLLPESVVCVESALFYYGYSDFSPRQWSIAVPRTFSRTRLHIDSLATKVYFVQPTLFEIGKTSGDFNGVQLAVYDRERTICDCFKYRTKLDNEMFNKALNAYATDKKKNLSNLSNYAKKMRVYKKLMDVMEVLLNG, from the coding sequence GTGGACAAAAAGGAAACCATTAAAAACATAATAAATAACAACGACGGCATTGCAAAAACCGCTGATTTCGTCTCCGAAGGGCTTTCCAACTATGATGTAGCCAACCTATGCAAAGAGGGATATATCGAGCGTGTCAGACATGGCTATTACCAGCTCGCCGAGCAGGAAGATATAAAGGAAGAACAGGTACTTGCCTCTCTCCTTCCCGAAAGCGTCGTATGTGTGGAATCGGCGCTGTTTTATTATGGTTACAGCGACTTTTCGCCCCGGCAATGGTCAATTGCCGTCCCCCGTACCTTCTCACGGACAAGGCTGCATATCGATTCTTTGGCGACAAAGGTGTATTTTGTACAGCCCACCTTGTTTGAAATCGGAAAAACAAGTGGAGATTTTAATGGAGTGCAGCTTGCTGTTTATGATCGGGAACGCACCATTTGCGACTGTTTCAAATACCGCACAAAGCTGGATAACGAAATGTTTAATAAGGCGCTCAATGCCTATGCTACCGATAAAAAGAAAAACCTGAGTAATCTTTCCAATTACGCAAAGAAAATGCGGGTTTATAAAAAATTGATGGATGTGATGGAGGTGCTGCTCAATGGCTGA
- a CDS encoding DEAD/DEAH box helicase, with protein sequence MDITLANFQIKSIADLTAAMEQPNRDIVLKSCTGSGKTIILTHFMDEYFKSNHKTVFIWLTPGKGNLEEQSKEKMDRYIHGSQTKLLPDIMAAGFEENDACFINWEKLTKKGNNALKDSELTNFIEHIRNALDSGLCFKIIVDESHQNDTIKADDIIELFHSDNIIRCSATPKNYKNAILIDIPEEDVIAEGLIKKLLIINENFEQHISVDDQITYLLDKAITKQRELHSEYLNRNAEINPLIIVQIPNKSDALLDRVEEYFESKGITYENNLLAVWLSDKKQNLEDIEEPNATPIAVIIKQAVATGWDCPRAQILVKLRDNMSEVFEIQTIGRIRRMPEAKHYESDLLDSCYLYTLDEKFTESVKLSLGKGALDAYKVFLKPEHRSFEIISEYKTDVPYPRDAKLSLKVIYKYFEKQYHITKDTSKNKILLEAHGYSFSEDIIDYTKSGSVSTLSKENISELNDISIHESLNTHKHGKEYHHCVSEIGYKVNLDYNNINTIMRKLFLDGLRCETKILKIGTRELYAFIINNKHLLVEDVRNAMADESLQLSLAIPKTTEKPIGFPLEMIFTYDGSAKSQVEMTKNVYKGYLSSAEKRSMPEKLLERHCENSPNIQWFYKNGDKGIEYFSIVYTDNFGKQKSFYPDYIVGASDGSTWIIETKGGFTKSGDSEDIDKYTAKKFAVLKNYIDKYHLHGGIVRQDKQSGELCICANNYSDDIKSDSWQLLSDVL encoded by the coding sequence ATGGATATTACTCTTGCGAACTTTCAGATAAAATCTATCGCCGATTTGACTGCTGCAATGGAGCAGCCAAACAGAGATATTGTTTTGAAAAGTTGCACTGGCAGCGGCAAAACAATTATCCTCACTCACTTCATGGATGAGTATTTTAAAAGCAATCATAAAACGGTATTTATTTGGCTTACTCCCGGTAAAGGCAACCTTGAGGAACAAAGTAAAGAAAAAATGGATCGATATATCCACGGAAGTCAAACAAAATTGCTTCCAGATATTATGGCTGCTGGTTTTGAAGAAAACGACGCTTGCTTTATTAACTGGGAAAAGCTGACCAAAAAAGGCAATAACGCATTAAAAGACAGCGAGCTCACAAACTTTATCGAACACATACGCAATGCTCTTGATAGCGGCCTGTGCTTTAAAATTATTGTTGATGAGTCCCATCAAAACGACACAATCAAAGCGGACGATATTATTGAGTTGTTTCACTCAGATAACATAATCCGCTGTTCTGCTACGCCTAAAAATTATAAGAACGCTATCTTAATTGATATTCCTGAAGAAGATGTTATTGCGGAAGGTCTAATAAAGAAGCTACTAATCATCAACGAAAACTTTGAGCAGCATATCAGCGTTGATGATCAAATTACATATTTGCTTGACAAGGCAATCACCAAGCAGAGGGAATTGCACTCAGAGTATTTAAATCGAAATGCTGAAATCAATCCCCTTATTATTGTGCAAATTCCGAACAAATCAGATGCCCTTCTGGACAGAGTCGAGGAATATTTTGAAAGTAAGGGAATCACCTACGAAAACAATCTGCTTGCGGTATGGCTATCAGATAAAAAGCAGAATCTTGAAGATATTGAAGAACCTAACGCTACTCCAATTGCAGTTATAATTAAGCAGGCTGTGGCTACCGGTTGGGATTGCCCTCGTGCACAGATTCTTGTTAAACTGCGTGACAACATGAGTGAGGTCTTTGAGATTCAGACCATTGGGCGAATCCGCCGTATGCCCGAAGCAAAGCACTATGAAAGCGATCTGCTTGATAGCTGTTATCTGTACACATTGGACGAGAAATTCACAGAAAGCGTTAAGCTGAGTTTAGGGAAAGGCGCTCTTGACGCTTACAAAGTGTTCCTTAAACCTGAACATCGTTCTTTTGAGATCATCAGCGAATATAAAACCGATGTTCCATATCCTCGTGATGCTAAATTGTCACTGAAGGTGATTTATAAATACTTTGAAAAACAATACCACATCACAAAAGATACTTCTAAAAACAAAATCCTATTAGAAGCTCATGGTTATTCATTTTCAGAGGATATTATCGATTATACTAAGTCTGGTTCGGTAAGTACTTTATCAAAGGAGAACATCTCTGAATTAAATGATATTTCTATCCATGAGTCTTTGAACACACATAAGCACGGAAAAGAATACCATCATTGTGTTTCTGAAATTGGTTATAAAGTAAATTTGGATTACAACAACATAAATACCATCATGCGTAAACTTTTTCTTGATGGATTGCGCTGTGAAACAAAGATTCTCAAAATCGGAACAAGAGAACTATACGCTTTTATCATCAACAACAAGCACTTATTGGTTGAAGATGTGAGAAACGCTATGGCAGATGAGTCACTCCAACTGTCTTTAGCAATACCAAAAACGACTGAGAAGCCAATTGGGTTTCCGTTGGAAATGATTTTTACTTATGATGGCTCAGCTAAATCACAGGTAGAAATGACAAAAAATGTGTACAAGGGATACCTTTCTTCTGCTGAAAAGCGTTCTATGCCTGAAAAACTTTTGGAGCGGCACTGTGAAAACAGTCCTAATATTCAATGGTTTTACAAAAACGGAGATAAAGGGATAGAATATTTTTCTATTGTGTATACCGATAATTTTGGAAAGCAAAAGTCATTCTACCCAGATTATATTGTCGGCGCTTCAGATGGTAGCACATGGATAATAGAAACCAAGGGCGGTTTTACTAAGTCAGGCGATAGCGAGGACATTGACAAATACACTGCCAAAAAATTTGCGGTATTGAAGAATTACATAGATAAGTATCATCTACATGGCGGAATTGTTCGTCAAGACAAGCAGAGCGGCGAGCTTTGCATTTGCGCAAATAATTATTCCGATGATATAAAGAGCGATTCTTGGCAACTTCTTTCGGATGTATTATAA
- a CDS encoding site-specific DNA-methyltransferase: MSTNISKQKREDLLNKIKAIRAFISATPQDENTGNLLSYLSDLEKDVNGKKYGLVFEEHREEIDEVLDTHTPVLTEDKDLFIDNGEQMNFLIEGDNLASLKLLEKTHKSKIDLIYIDPPYNTLNDGFTYSDTLVDGNDTFRHSKWLSFMRERLNLARRLMSYKGIIFISVDENEFAQIKLLCDEIFSERNFIECIIWNKRVPKNDKGIGNIHEYILTYAKSSDFKYKFMVLKDGLKDIEDLLYECKKNNVSIEETEARLKKLYKKNKYDRAITLYNAVDENYRAWGKINMSWPNGNTFGPRYDVIHPITKKPVRVPDRGWRWNEASFLAAVDYENIIERFDGSFMCGNIWFSKDENMQPSSIKYLDDVNRMLLRSIISLKSDGGIELEKYFDKKSIFAYPKSVELLRMLVDSITYNNQDCTVLDFFAGSGTTGHAVMKLNAEDGGNRKFILCTNNENNICRNVTYERIKRVIEKENYPASLKYYKVEYIPISDRLYYEYAVELLKHIRELVELENGVNFTGNAEIAIVLTEEELDDFVSQLENNTKCQKLYLGHDILMDAQQAQVLKDRKITINIIPDYYYKELEG, encoded by the coding sequence ATGAGCACAAATATATCCAAACAAAAACGTGAGGACTTGCTGAATAAAATCAAAGCCATTCGGGCGTTTATTTCTGCTACACCGCAAGATGAAAATACCGGAAATCTGCTTTCCTATCTTTCCGATTTGGAGAAAGATGTAAACGGAAAAAAATACGGTCTTGTTTTTGAGGAACATCGAGAGGAAATTGACGAGGTGCTGGATACCCATACCCCGGTGCTTACTGAAGACAAAGACTTGTTCATCGATAACGGCGAACAGATGAATTTTCTCATTGAGGGCGACAACCTTGCTTCTCTTAAATTGCTTGAAAAAACACACAAAAGCAAAATTGATCTCATTTATATTGATCCGCCGTATAATACACTCAATGATGGATTTACATATTCAGACACTTTAGTCGACGGAAACGATACTTTTAGGCACTCTAAATGGCTTTCTTTTATGCGGGAAAGATTGAACCTCGCCCGTCGTCTTATGTCATATAAAGGTATTATTTTTATAAGTGTTGATGAAAACGAATTTGCACAAATAAAACTACTGTGTGATGAAATATTTAGCGAAAGGAATTTTATTGAGTGCATTATATGGAATAAACGAGTTCCAAAAAATGACAAAGGTATTGGAAATATTCACGAATACATCTTGACTTATGCTAAAAGTAGTGATTTCAAATATAAATTTATGGTTCTAAAAGATGGGCTGAAAGATATAGAGGACTTACTGTACGAATGCAAGAAAAACAATGTTAGTATAGAAGAAACCGAAGCACGATTAAAAAAATTATATAAAAAGAATAAGTATGATCGTGCAATTACTCTTTATAATGCAGTCGATGAAAATTATAGAGCGTGGGGAAAAATCAATATGAGTTGGCCCAATGGCAATACATTTGGTCCTCGATATGACGTTATTCACCCTATAACTAAAAAACCAGTTCGTGTGCCAGATCGTGGCTGGCGTTGGAATGAAGCATCATTTTTAGCTGCTGTTGACTATGAAAATATTATAGAACGCTTTGATGGTAGTTTTATGTGCGGTAATATATGGTTTTCAAAAGATGAAAATATGCAGCCGAGTTCTATTAAATATTTAGACGATGTGAATCGTATGCTTTTACGTTCAATAATCAGCCTTAAAAGCGATGGTGGTATTGAATTAGAGAAATATTTTGATAAAAAGAGTATTTTTGCTTATCCAAAATCAGTAGAATTACTGCGTATGTTGGTGGATTCGATTACATACAACAATCAAGATTGTACCGTTTTGGATTTTTTTGCGGGTAGCGGAACAACGGGACACGCTGTTATGAAACTAAATGCAGAGGATGGCGGGAATCGTAAATTCATCCTTTGCACCAACAACGAAAACAATATTTGTCGTAATGTTACCTATGAGCGTATCAAGCGTGTTATCGAAAAGGAGAACTATCCTGCAAGCCTGAAATATTACAAGGTGGAGTATATCCCCATTTCTGACCGTCTGTACTACGAATACGCCGTTGAGCTGCTCAAACACATTCGTGAGCTTGTTGAGCTTGAAAACGGCGTAAATTTTACCGGTAATGCGGAAATCGCCATTGTCTTGACCGAGGAAGAACTCGATGATTTTGTTTCTCAACTTGAAAACAACACTAAATGTCAAAAATTATACTTAGGGCACGATATTTTGATGGATGCACAGCAAGCGCAAGTTTTGAAAGATAGGAAAATAACGATAAATATTATTCCTGACTACTATTACAAAGAATTGGAGGGCTAA
- a CDS encoding nucleotidyl transferase AbiEii/AbiGii toxin family protein produces the protein MADIAASVLARLKNKATESGRSYQLCLQLFCQEEFLRRLEKSKYTENLVLKGGLFLYSLTDFDSRVTVDVDFLLRQVPNTPEQLKSILEDIIAVPTGNDFVTFEIKGVAPIAVAKKYAGICASIVARIKNTRTPFTIDFGVGDVIVPKQEKRQIPTQLPEFESPTVNTYSVETTVAEKLDAILSLMEFSSRMKDYYDLYYIANKFDFDGAVLTEALRKTFANREHHFTIEQFEQIMSFGDDAAMQKKWKAFVRKINTRTDDYGTVLRTIQNFLEQPFMAAAENKTFTKCWSAANSKWI, from the coding sequence ATGGCTGATATTGCTGCTTCCGTGCTTGCACGACTGAAAAATAAAGCTACCGAAAGCGGAAGAAGCTATCAGCTTTGCTTGCAGCTCTTTTGTCAGGAAGAATTTTTGCGCCGTTTGGAAAAATCCAAATACACTGAAAACCTTGTGTTGAAAGGCGGGCTGTTTCTTTATTCCTTGACTGACTTTGACAGTCGGGTAACGGTGGATGTGGACTTTTTGCTTCGGCAAGTACCAAACACGCCGGAACAATTAAAATCCATTTTGGAAGACATCATCGCTGTTCCTACCGGCAATGATTTTGTAACCTTTGAGATAAAGGGTGTTGCTCCTATTGCCGTCGCTAAAAAGTATGCGGGAATTTGTGCCTCTATCGTTGCCCGTATCAAAAACACAAGAACGCCGTTTACCATTGACTTTGGCGTAGGAGATGTCATTGTTCCGAAACAGGAAAAGCGCCAAATACCAACGCAGCTTCCAGAGTTTGAATCACCAACGGTAAATACCTACTCTGTTGAAACTACCGTTGCGGAGAAACTCGACGCTATCCTGAGCCTGATGGAATTTTCCAGCCGAATGAAGGACTACTACGATCTTTATTACATCGCCAACAAGTTTGATTTTGACGGAGCAGTGCTTACCGAGGCTCTCAGAAAAACATTTGCTAACCGTGAACATCACTTTACCATTGAGCAATTTGAACAGATTATGAGCTTTGGCGATGATGCTGCCATGCAGAAGAAGTGGAAGGCATTTGTCCGCAAGATCAATACCAGGACGGATGATTACGGTACCGTTTTGAGAACAATACAGAATTTTCTTGAACAGCCGTTTATGGCGGCAGCGGAAAATAAAACATTTACTAAGTGTTGGTCTGCTGCCAACAGCAAATGGATTTAA